AGAACACCGGCGACGCCGGCGACCAGGACCCTGTCCTTGGGGAGCCCGTCGACGGATACGAGCGCAGCGTGGGCGTCCTGAACGAGCGGGCCGAGGGCACCAGGCACGGTCTCGACGAGGGTGTGGTGGAAGACGACGAGAAATCCGAACGCGGCCAGCATCCCGGATCTGACCCGGAGTGCGCCCTGCCACCGGACGAACCAACCCCGGACGAGGGTGAAGCCCACCCATGCGAGGCCGACGCCACCACGGCGCCGACCGGCTCGAGCGACCCCGACAACGGCTCCGGAACAGCTTTCAACAGCTCCAACACGGGCACCTCGACCCCGGGCGACCCCGACGAACCGGCGCCCGGACCCGACTCGCCCGCAGACACCGGACCCGACTCGCTCGCCGACACCGGCGTCGACGAGCCCGCCTGGGCTGCAGCCAAGGAAGAAGCCCGCGCCCGCCGGGTCCGGGAATTCGCGACCCGACTCGGACCCCGCTGCCACCGCGACCGGCCCTGCGACGACGCCCACGAGAACTGCACCGACCCGCTGATCACCCCCGCCCGCGGACACCGCACCGTCCGCCGCGGCCTGACCCCGCACCTGCTGCTCACCCTGTCCCTGGACACCTACGCCGAACTCGCCCAGCACCCCGGCCACCTCGAGCACTACGGCGCCGTCTCACCCGACCTCGCCCGCACCATCGCCGCCCTGTTCACCTCCGTCCAACTCGTCATCATCGACCCCGCCACCGGCGCACCCGTCGGCGCCTCCAAGCGCCGCTACGTGCCCTCCACCGAACTCGCCCGCAAGGTCCGCGCCCTCTCGCGCACCTGCTCCTGGTACGGCTGCAGCCGTCCCGCCGAACGCTGCGACACCGACCACCACATCCCCTACAACCACGACGATCCCGACGCCGGCGGCGCCACCGACCTGTGCAACCTCGAGCCCTACTGCCGCTTCCACCACCGACTCAAGACCCACACCGACTGGACCATCCGCAAGCACCCCGACCGGTCCGCCACCTTCACCACCGCCACCGGCCGCATCGCCGAGAAACCACCACCGGCCACCACCGACCCCGGCGAATGGACCGACACCGACACCTGGATCACCACCACCACGGAGACCACCCAGACCGACACCACGGAGCAGGTGACCGATGCCGACGAACCGCCGCCGTTCTGACCGGGGTGTCCGGCGCGGACCGGCAGGTGCAGGAATAGGGTCGGGTGATGACAGCCGCCGCTGGAACCACCGCAGGTACGACCACCGCGACCACCGCCGCCGACCTGAAGCCGCGCAGCCGGGACGTGACAGACGGGATCGAGAAGGCGCCCGCCCGTGGAATGTTGCGGGCGGTCGGGATGGGCGACGACGACTGGGAGAAGCCGCAGATCGGGATCGGCAGCTCCTGGAACGAGATCACCCCGTGCAACCTGTCCCTGGACCGGCTGGCCCGCGCCGCGAAGGAAGGCGTGCACGCGGCGGGTGGCTACCCGCTGCAGTTCGGCACGATCTCGGTGTCCGACGGCATCTCGATGGGGCACGAGGGCATGCACTTCTCCCTGGTCTCCCGCGAGGTGATCGCCGACTCGGTGGAGACGGTCATGCAGGCCGAACGGCTCGACGGCTCCGTCCTGCTGGCCGGCTGCGACAAGTCACTGCCGGGCATGTTGATGGCCGCCGCCCGGCTCGACCTCGCCTCGGTGTTCCTCTACGCCGGCTCGATCGCGCCGGGCTGGGTGAAGCTGTCGAACGGCACCGAGGGCTTCGTGACGCTCATCGACGCCTTCGAGGCGGTCGGCGCCTGCAAGGCCGGCCGGATGAGCGAGGACGACCTGGACCGGATCGAGCGGGCGATCTGTCCGGGCGAGGGCGCCTGCGGCGGCATGTACACCGCCAACACCATGGCCTCCGTGGCCGAGGCGATCGGGATGAGCCTGCCCGGCTCTGCGGCACCGCCGTCGGCCGACAGGCGGCGGGACCACTTCGCGCGGCTGTCCGGCGAGGCCGCCGTCAACCTGCTCCGCCTGGGCATCACCGCCCGCGACATCATGACCCGCGAGGCGTTCGAGAACGCCATCACCGTGGTGATGTCGCTCGGCGGCTCCACGAACGCGGTCCTGCACCTGCTGGCGATCGCGCACGAGGCCGGTGTCCCGCTGGAGCTCGACGACTTCAACCGGATCGGCGACCGCACCCCGCATCTCGGCGATCTCAAGCCGTTCGGGAAGTACGTCATGAACGACATGGACCGGGTCGGTGGCATCCCGGTGGTCATGAAGGCGCTGCTGGACGCCGGGCTGCTGCACGGCGACGCGCTGACCGTCACCGGGAAGACGATGGCCGAGAACCTGGCCGAGATGGAGATCCCCGGATTGGACGGCGATGTCGTCCGCACCCTGGACAACCCGATCCACCGGACCGGCGGGATCGCCGTCCTGCGAGGCAGTCTCGCGCCCGAAGGTGCCGTGGTGAAGACCGCCGGCTTCGACCTCGCCGTCTTCGAGGGACCGGTGCGGGTCTTCGAACGCGAGCGGGCCGCAATGGACGCCCTCACCGCCGGTGCGATCTCGCCCGGCGACGTCGTTGTGATCCGCTACGAGGGCCCCAAGGGGGGCCCGGGCATGCGGGAGATGCTGGCCATCACCGGCGCCATCAAGGGCGCGGGCCTGGGCAAGGAGGTGCTGCTGCTCACCGACGGCCGGTTCTCCGGCGGCACCACCGGCCTGTGCATCGGCCACATCGCCCCGGAGGCGGCCGACGGCGGACCGGTCGGACTGCTCCGCGACGGCGACCGGGTCAAGGTGGACATCGCCGCGAAGTCGCTGGAGCTGCTGGTCGACGCGGACGAACTGGACCGGCGCCGCGCCGAATGGCAGCCGCTGCCGCCCCGCTACGACCGCGGCGTCCTCGCGAAGTACTCGAAACTCGTGCAGTCGGCTTCCACCGGAGCGGTCACGGGCTGAGCCCTCCCGGGGCACACTGGTGCCCAGGAGGCGCAGATGAACGACACCTGGGGTATCCCCGGCCCGACGTTCCTGGGCTGGTACATCGTCCTCGGCCTGGCATCCCTGGTGCTGGCGCTGGTGGTGCGGGCGGTCATCGGCCGCTCGCCGGCACCCGAGGGCCCGCCGCCCACCCCGGACCCGGAGGAGACCGGCTATCTCGCCGGTGGACCGGCGCGGGCGGTGTACGTCGCGCTGGCCGCGCTGCGCGCCCAACAGGTCCTGGTCGATGCCGGTCCGGGCGCGGTCGCGGTCGGCACCCTCGACCCGCGACAGCGGCTGACCCCGCTGCAGCAGGCGTTGGTCGCCGCGACCGGCCCCGGCCGCACCCTGCCCGGCGTGCGGTCGGACCCAGGTGTGCACGAGGCGCTCCGGGCGATCCGGCAGCGGCTGATCGCCGAAGGGCTGATCCGCAGCGACGGCACCCGAGTGGCCATGCAGCTCACTTTTCTGATCCCGGTGGCGGTACTCGTACTGGGCATGGTGCGGCTGGCGTTCGCTCTCCAGAACGGCCACGCCTTCGGCTACCTGCTCGTCGCCATGGGCGTCCTGCTGATCTGCACACTGCCGCTGCTCAAGGTGCAGAGCGTGACCAGACGCGGCCGGCTGCGGGTCTTCTCGCTCCGCGCCGGCAACCGGCATCTGCTCGCCACCCGCAACCCGGCCTGGGCCACCTACGGAGCCGGCGGGCTCGCCCTCGGCGTCGCCCTGTTCGGCACCGCCGCGATGTTCTCCTTCGATCCGGCCTTCGCCGAGACCATCGGACTGCCGCTCGAGCGCTACGGCGACCCGCGGGCCGGCGGCGACGGCGGCATCACGTCCAGCAGTTCCTGCGGTGGCAGCAGTGACGGCGGCGGGGGTGGCGGGGACGGCGGCGGTGGTGGGGGAGGATGCGGCGGCGGGGGAGGCGGCTGCGGTGGCTGACCTGGGCATCGGCATCGGCTGGCGCCCGGAGATCGAGCACTTCGTGGCCGGGCTGCCCGGCCTGCGGTTCGTCGAGGTCGTGGCGGAGGGGATCGGCGACCACCTGCCCGAGTCCCTGCAGCAACTCCGCGACCGCGGTGTCACCGTCGTCCCGCACGGCACCCGGCTCTCCCTCGGCGGCGCGGAACCGGTGCCGGCGGACCGCATCGAGCAGTTCGCCCGCACCGCCCGGCTCACCGGCAGCCCGCTGGTCAGCGAGCACATCGCCTTCGTCCGGGCCGGCGGGGTGGAGGCCGGGCACCTGCTCCCGCTGCCGCGCACCCGGGAAGCGGTCGCCGCGGTCACCGCCAACGTCCGCCGGGTGCAGGCCGACCTCGACGTGCCGCTGGCCCTCGAACCCATCGCCGCGGTCTTCGACTGGCCCGACGAGGAGCTGAAGGAGGCGCAGTTCGTCACCGAGATCCTCGACGCCACCGGCTGTCCGCTGCTGCTGGACGTCGCGAACGTCTACGCCAACGCCATCAACCGCGGGCAGGACCCGGTCGCCGAGCTCACCGCCTTCCCGCTCGACCGGATCGCCTACGTGCACGTGGCCGGCGGCTCGGCGACACCGCAGGAGGGCGTCTACCACGACACCCACACCGACCCGGTGCCGGCGGAGGTGCTCGACCTCGTTGCGGAACTGTGCCGGCGCAGCACCCCGCCCGGACTCCTGCTCGAGCGCGACGGCGACTACCCGCCGGCCGCCGCACTCGCGCACGAGCTCGACGCGATCGCCGACGCCGCCGGGCGGCCCCGTGTCACCTGACCTCGCCCGCGCCCAGGCGGCCCTGGTGGCCGGAGTGACCGGCACCGGCCCGGTGCCACCGGGTTTCGACGCGCAGCACCTCGAGGTGGCCCGGAAGGCCCTGCTACGCAAGCGGGCCGGTGAGGTCAGGGCCCGGTGGCCCTACCTGGCCGCCGATCTCGGCACACAGTTCCTGCCGATGTTCGTCGAGCTCGCAGCACACCGCGCCACCCTCGGATCGCTGCGGGACGGATGGGATCTCGCCGAACTGGCCGAGAATGCCGGTCACCTCAAGACACTGGGGCGCAGGGAGTTGGTGCTGCGCCGACTGGATCTGACCTACGACGGCAGCAGCACGCCGCGGCCACGACACGGGTGGATCAGGACCGCACGGGCCGGGCGGACCCGAGCGCTGCAGATCGGGCGGCGGACCTGGGTCAGGAGCTGACCGGCGCGGTCGTCGCGCCCTGGTGGAACGTGGACCGGAAGTGCACGTCCGCCGGCACCACACCGTCCAGCAGGTCCAGGGCCATCCGGGCGGCGGCCCGCCCCTGGTCGGTCGCCGGCTGCACCATCGTGGTCAGGTCGTGCGGGATCACGGTGTCGATTCGGATGCCGTCGAACCCGACGACCGAGAGGTCCTGCGGGACAGCGATACCCAGCTCCTCGGCCGCCCGGATCACCCCCGCGGCCAGCAGGTCGCTCTGTGCGATCACCGCGGTCGGCCGGTGCTCGCGCGGTCGCGGCACCAGCTCCACCGAGCCGTCCGCCGGGAACAGGTCGAGGCCGCCGGTGTCCGGAACCGATGGGGGACTGGTGATCCCGGCCGGCAGGCCGAGCAGGGCCCGCCCGGCGTGCCAGCCCTCCTCGACCAGGCTGCCCCCGGTGACGAACACCGGCACGTCCGGGTACACCTCGCGCACCCCGTGCAGCCGGTCCAGCGACACCTGCACCGTGGCCGCCGCTTCCTTCGCCGGGGTCAGCGGTCCGCGGTGCTTGGACCCGTCGAACTCCAGGCCCACCACGGCGACCCGGGAATGGCCGAGGTCGGCCAGGTGCCGGGCCAGCGCGGTGCTCGCCGCCCGGTCGTCGAGGGTGACCGCCGGCAGCTCCGGGGACGGCGGGGTGCCGAGCGCGACCACCGGCAGCGACCGGCGCCGGGCGATCTCCACCGACTCCATCACCACCGGGCTGCAGCCGATGAGGATGGCCGCGTCCATCGACGCCGTCTCCACCGTGGCCGGCCCGTG
This region of Nakamurella alba genomic DNA includes:
- a CDS encoding TIGR04222 domain-containing membrane protein; its protein translation is MNDTWGIPGPTFLGWYIVLGLASLVLALVVRAVIGRSPAPEGPPPTPDPEETGYLAGGPARAVYVALAALRAQQVLVDAGPGAVAVGTLDPRQRLTPLQQALVAATGPGRTLPGVRSDPGVHEALRAIRQRLIAEGLIRSDGTRVAMQLTFLIPVAVLVLGMVRLAFALQNGHAFGYLLVAMGVLLICTLPLLKVQSVTRRGRLRVFSLRAGNRHLLATRNPAWATYGAGGLALGVALFGTAAMFSFDPAFAETIGLPLERYGDPRAGGDGGITSSSSCGGSSDGGGGGGDGGGGGGGCGGGGGGCGG
- a CDS encoding DUF692 domain-containing protein — protein: MADLGIGIGWRPEIEHFVAGLPGLRFVEVVAEGIGDHLPESLQQLRDRGVTVVPHGTRLSLGGAEPVPADRIEQFARTARLTGSPLVSEHIAFVRAGGVEAGHLLPLPRTREAVAAVTANVRRVQADLDVPLALEPIAAVFDWPDEELKEAQFVTEILDATGCPLLLDVANVYANAINRGQDPVAELTAFPLDRIAYVHVAGGSATPQEGVYHDTHTDPVPAEVLDLVAELCRRSTPPGLLLERDGDYPPAAALAHELDAIADAAGRPRVT
- the ilvD gene encoding dihydroxy-acid dehydratase; its protein translation is MTAAAGTTAGTTTATTAADLKPRSRDVTDGIEKAPARGMLRAVGMGDDDWEKPQIGIGSSWNEITPCNLSLDRLARAAKEGVHAAGGYPLQFGTISVSDGISMGHEGMHFSLVSREVIADSVETVMQAERLDGSVLLAGCDKSLPGMLMAAARLDLASVFLYAGSIAPGWVKLSNGTEGFVTLIDAFEAVGACKAGRMSEDDLDRIERAICPGEGACGGMYTANTMASVAEAIGMSLPGSAAPPSADRRRDHFARLSGEAAVNLLRLGITARDIMTREAFENAITVVMSLGGSTNAVLHLLAIAHEAGVPLELDDFNRIGDRTPHLGDLKPFGKYVMNDMDRVGGIPVVMKALLDAGLLHGDALTVTGKTMAENLAEMEIPGLDGDVVRTLDNPIHRTGGIAVLRGSLAPEGAVVKTAGFDLAVFEGPVRVFERERAAMDALTAGAISPGDVVVIRYEGPKGGPGMREMLAITGAIKGAGLGKEVLLLTDGRFSGGTTGLCIGHIAPEAADGGPVGLLRDGDRVKVDIAAKSLELLVDADELDRRRAEWQPLPPRYDRGVLAKYSKLVQSASTGAVTG
- a CDS encoding LacI family DNA-binding transcriptional regulator, translating into MGKRPTLAAVAARAQVSVSTASLAFSGSGPVSESTRERVLAAAKELDYAGPDPRARSLRRGKSGIVAVAMEETVRYAFRDPVMIAFLDGIAAEIAAAELALLLVPEIGHGPATVETASMDAAILIGCSPVVMESVEIARRRSLPVVALGTPPSPELPAVTLDDRAASTALARHLADLGHSRVAVVGLEFDGSKHRGPLTPAKEAAATVQVSLDRLHGVREVYPDVPVFVTGGSLVEEGWHAGRALLGLPAGITSPPSVPDTGGLDLFPADGSVELVPRPREHRPTAVIAQSDLLAAGVIRAAEELGIAVPQDLSVVGFDGIRIDTVIPHDLTTMVQPATDQGRAAARMALDLLDGVVPADVHFRSTFHQGATTAPVSS